One Syngnathus acus chromosome 13, fSynAcu1.2, whole genome shotgun sequence genomic window carries:
- the srsf7a gene encoding serine and arginine rich splicing factor 7a isoform X2 — translation MSSYYSSSRSSSRATDCKVYVGDLGNGAAKGELERAFSYYGPLRTVWVARNPPGFAFVEFEDPRDAEDAVKGMDGKLLCGSRVRVEMSTGMSRKGRGRPSRRQFDPNDRCYQCGDRGHYAYDCYRFSKRGGGGRRSRSRSRSRSRSRSRSRGRRYRSRSHSRSHSRSRSRRRSPSYARRRSRSGSPARSKSRTPIRSRSRSRSRSRSAPRGRSASRSRSRSPSANHKRNSVCWELRTALTLQLIPGPGSASWRCVHPAGG, via the exons ATGTCGTCCTACTATTCGTCGTCCCGTAGTTCGTCACGGGCCACTGACTGCAAAGTCTATGTGGGTGACCTGGGCAATGGTGCTGCCAAGGGGGAGTTGGAGCGGGCCTTCAGCTACTACGGTCCACTGAGGACCGTCTGGGTGGCCAGGAACCCACCGGGGTTTGCTTTTGTTGAGTTTGAGGACCCAAGAGATGCTGAGGATGCTGTGAAAGGCATGGATGGAAA GCTCCTGTGTGGCTCACGTGTACGCGTTGAGATGTCAACGGGCATGTCCAGAAAGGGCCGTGGACGCCCCAGCCGGCGCCAATTCGACCCGAACGACCGCTGCTACCAGTGTGGGGACCGCGGCCATTACGCCTATGACTGCTACCGCTTCAGcaagcgaggaggaggaggccgtCGTAGCAG GTCTCGTTCCCGCTCCCGGTCACGATCCAGGTCCCGTTCTCGTGGACGTCGCTACCGATCTCGTTCTCACTCTCGCAGCCATAGCCGCAGCAG GAGCCGTCGCCGCTCTCCATCCTACGCGAGGCGCAGAAGCAG GTCTGGCTCCCCGGCCCGCTCCAAGTCCAGGACTCCGATAAGAAG tcGCTCCAGGTCTCGTTCTCGGTCCAGATCCGCACCAAGAGGGCGCTCCGCTTCCCGTTCTCGCTCTCGATCACCCTCGGCCAATCACAAGAGGAACAG TGTGTGCTGGGAGCTGCGCACTGCGCTGACACTACAGCTGATCCCAGGCCCAGGGTCTGCCAGCTGGCGGTGTGTACATCCTGCGGGAGGGTGA
- the srsf7a gene encoding serine and arginine rich splicing factor 7a isoform X4, whose protein sequence is MSSYYSSSRSSSRATDCKVYVGDLGNGAAKGELERAFSYYGPLRTVWVARNPPGFAFVEFEDPRDAEDAVKGMDGKLLCGSRVRVEMSTGMSRKGRGRPSRRQFDPNDRCYQCGDRGHYAYDCYRFSKRGGGGRRSRSRSRSRSRSRSRSRGRRYRSRSHSRSHSRSRSRRRSPSYARRRSRSGSPARSKSRTPIRSRSRSRSRSRSAPRGRSASRSRSRSPSANHKRNSRSRSASQNRSPTPAAN, encoded by the exons ATGTCGTCCTACTATTCGTCGTCCCGTAGTTCGTCACGGGCCACTGACTGCAAAGTCTATGTGGGTGACCTGGGCAATGGTGCTGCCAAGGGGGAGTTGGAGCGGGCCTTCAGCTACTACGGTCCACTGAGGACCGTCTGGGTGGCCAGGAACCCACCGGGGTTTGCTTTTGTTGAGTTTGAGGACCCAAGAGATGCTGAGGATGCTGTGAAAGGCATGGATGGAAA GCTCCTGTGTGGCTCACGTGTACGCGTTGAGATGTCAACGGGCATGTCCAGAAAGGGCCGTGGACGCCCCAGCCGGCGCCAATTCGACCCGAACGACCGCTGCTACCAGTGTGGGGACCGCGGCCATTACGCCTATGACTGCTACCGCTTCAGcaagcgaggaggaggaggccgtCGTAGCAG GTCTCGTTCCCGCTCCCGGTCACGATCCAGGTCCCGTTCTCGTGGACGTCGCTACCGATCTCGTTCTCACTCTCGCAGCCATAGCCGCAGCAG GAGCCGTCGCCGCTCTCCATCCTACGCGAGGCGCAGAAGCAG GTCTGGCTCCCCGGCCCGCTCCAAGTCCAGGACTCCGATAAGAAG tcGCTCCAGGTCTCGTTCTCGGTCCAGATCCGCACCAAGAGGGCGCTCCGCTTCCCGTTCTCGCTCTCGATCACCCTCGGCCAATCACAAGAGGAACAG TCGTTCCCGTTCAGCAAGTCAAAACCGAAGTCCAACACCGGCCGCCAACTGA
- the srsf7a gene encoding serine and arginine rich splicing factor 7a isoform X3 — MSSYYSSSRSSSRATDCKVYVGDLGNGAAKGELERAFSYYGPLRTVWVARNPPGFAFVEFEDPRDAEDAVKGMDGKLLCGSRVRVEMSTGMSRKGRGRPSRRQFDPNDRCYQCGDRGHYAYDCYRFSKRGGGGRRSSRSRSRSRSRSRSRSRGRRYRSRSHSRSHSRSRSRRRSPSYARRRSRSGSPARSKSRTPIRSRSRSRSRSRSAPRGRSASRSRSRSPSANHKRNSRSRSASQNRSPTPAAN, encoded by the exons ATGTCGTCCTACTATTCGTCGTCCCGTAGTTCGTCACGGGCCACTGACTGCAAAGTCTATGTGGGTGACCTGGGCAATGGTGCTGCCAAGGGGGAGTTGGAGCGGGCCTTCAGCTACTACGGTCCACTGAGGACCGTCTGGGTGGCCAGGAACCCACCGGGGTTTGCTTTTGTTGAGTTTGAGGACCCAAGAGATGCTGAGGATGCTGTGAAAGGCATGGATGGAAA GCTCCTGTGTGGCTCACGTGTACGCGTTGAGATGTCAACGGGCATGTCCAGAAAGGGCCGTGGACGCCCCAGCCGGCGCCAATTCGACCCGAACGACCGCTGCTACCAGTGTGGGGACCGCGGCCATTACGCCTATGACTGCTACCGCTTCAGcaagcgaggaggaggaggccgtCGTAGCAG CAGGTCTCGTTCCCGCTCCCGGTCACGATCCAGGTCCCGTTCTCGTGGACGTCGCTACCGATCTCGTTCTCACTCTCGCAGCCATAGCCGCAGCAG GAGCCGTCGCCGCTCTCCATCCTACGCGAGGCGCAGAAGCAG GTCTGGCTCCCCGGCCCGCTCCAAGTCCAGGACTCCGATAAGAAG tcGCTCCAGGTCTCGTTCTCGGTCCAGATCCGCACCAAGAGGGCGCTCCGCTTCCCGTTCTCGCTCTCGATCACCCTCGGCCAATCACAAGAGGAACAG TCGTTCCCGTTCAGCAAGTCAAAACCGAAGTCCAACACCGGCCGCCAACTGA
- the LOC119132432 gene encoding heterogeneous nuclear ribonucleoprotein L-like isoform X2: MSAAAGRYYSEDGRATKRQKTDGMSTGYEDPHKTLPSVVVHVRGLVDGVTESDLTDALQEFGAISYVVLMPKKRQALVEYEDMNGSSTAVTYAADNQVYIANHQAFINYSTSQKISRPGDSDDSRSVNNILLLTIMNPIYPITTEVLYTICNNCGPVHRIVIFRKNGVQAMVEFDSVQSAQRAKASLNGADIYSGCCTLKIEYAKPTRLNVFKNDQDTWDYTNPNLGGPDGDVDGNGSNADDMSANPNKRQRQPALLGDHPPEYSGYHGYDESYGSSPYENRRMGPPMRGRSSRNYGPSYGPPPPPPGEYGAHADSPVVMAYGLDPVKMNADRVFNIFCLYGNVERVKFMKSKPGAAMVEMGDCYAVDRAITHLNSNFLFAQKLNVCVSKQQAIVPGQCYELEDGSSSFKDFHGSRNNRFTSPEQAAKNRIQHPSNVLHFFNAQPDVTPEIFSQICEDLGVKCPINVKMFTGKSGAPSSDRSASGLLEWESINDAMEALALMNHYQMKNATGPYPYTLKLCFSTVQHAN, encoded by the exons ATGTCAGCAGCGGCGGGTCGATATTATAGTGAGGATGGTAGGGCGACCAAAAGGCAGAAAACTGATGGAATGTCAACG GGCTACGAAGATCCCCACAAGACTCTTCCATCTGTAGTGGTGCATGTACGAGGTCTGGTTGATGGTGTTACAGAATCAGACCTAACGGACGCCCTGCAAGAGTTTGGAGCCATCAG CTATGTAGTGCTGATGCCCAAGAAGCGTCAGGCACTGGTGGAGTACGAGGACATGAACGGCTCATCCACGGCTGTGACCTATGCCGCTGACAACCAGGTGTACATCGCCAACCACCAGGCCTTCATCAACTACTCCACCAGCCAGAAGATCTCTCGGCCTGGTGACTCTGACGACTCGAGGAGTGTCAACAACATACTGTTGCTCACAATCATGAACCCCATCTACCCCATCACAACG GAGGTACTCTACACCATTTGTAACAACTGTGGCCCCGTCCACAGAATTGTCATCTTTAGGAAGAACGGTGTGCAAGCCATGGTGGA ATTTGACTCTGTGCAAAGCGCCCAGCGAGCCAAAGCATCTCTCAACGGAGCCGACATCTACTCTGGATGCTGCACGCTGAAGATCGAATACGCCAAG CCCACCCGGTTGAATGTGTTCAAGAATGATCAGGACACTTGGGACTACACTAATCCTAATTTGGGTGGACCAG ATGGTGACGTGGATGGCAATGGGAGCAACGCAG ACGACATGAGTGCCAACCCCAACAAGCGTCAGCGCCAGCCCGCCCTGCTGGGTGACCACCCGCCAGAGTACA GTGGTTACCATGGATACGACGAGAGCTACGGTTCCTCGCCCTACGAGAACCGCCGCATGGGACCTCCAATGCGAGGTCGCAGCAGTAGAAACTATGGACCCAGCTacggccccccaccccctccccccggCGAGTATGGTGCCCACGCAGACTCACCGGTGGTCATGGCGTATGGACTGGACCCCGTCAAGATGAACGCCGACCGTGTTTTCAACATATTCTGTTTGTATGGCAACGTAGAGCGG GTGAAGTTTATGAAGAGTAAACCAGGCGCCGCCATGGTGGAGATGGGCGACTGCTACGCCGTGGACCGCGCCATCACGCACCTCAACAGCAACTTCTTGTTTGCGCAGAAGCTCAACGTGTG CGTTTCCaagcagcaggccatcgtgcCGGGCCAGTGCTACGAGCTGGAGGATGGCTCCAGCAGCTTCAAGGACTTCCACGGCTCCAGGAACAACCGCTTCACGTCACCCGAGCAGGCGGCCAAGAACCGCATCCAGCACCCCAGCAACGTGCTGCACTTCTTCAACGCCCAGCCCGATGTTACTCCAGAGATATTCTCCCAG ATCTGTGAGGACCTCGGCGTCAAGTGCCCCATCAACGTCAAAATGTTCACAGGCAAGA GCGGCGCTCCTTCGAGCGACCGCAGTGCTTCAGGCTTGCTGGAATGGGAATCCATCAATGATGCCATGGAAGCTCTCGCCTTGATGAATCACTACCAGATGAAGAACGCAA CCGGCCCGTACCCATACACCCTCAAGCTGTGCTTTTCCACCGTTCAACACGCCAACTGA
- the srsf7a gene encoding serine and arginine rich splicing factor 7a isoform X1 encodes MSSYYSSSRSSSRATDCKVYVGDLGNGAAKGELERAFSYYGPLRTVWVARNPPGFAFVEFEDPRDAEDAVKGMDGKLLCGSRVRVEMSTGMSRKGRGRPSRRQFDPNDRCYQCGDRGHYAYDCYRFSKRGGGGRRSSRSRSRSRSRSRSRSRGRRYRSRSHSRSHSRSRSRRRSPSYARRRSRSGSPARSKSRTPIRSRSRSRSRSRSAPRGRSASRSRSRSPSANHKRNSVCWELRTALTLQLIPGPGSASWRCVHPAGG; translated from the exons ATGTCGTCCTACTATTCGTCGTCCCGTAGTTCGTCACGGGCCACTGACTGCAAAGTCTATGTGGGTGACCTGGGCAATGGTGCTGCCAAGGGGGAGTTGGAGCGGGCCTTCAGCTACTACGGTCCACTGAGGACCGTCTGGGTGGCCAGGAACCCACCGGGGTTTGCTTTTGTTGAGTTTGAGGACCCAAGAGATGCTGAGGATGCTGTGAAAGGCATGGATGGAAA GCTCCTGTGTGGCTCACGTGTACGCGTTGAGATGTCAACGGGCATGTCCAGAAAGGGCCGTGGACGCCCCAGCCGGCGCCAATTCGACCCGAACGACCGCTGCTACCAGTGTGGGGACCGCGGCCATTACGCCTATGACTGCTACCGCTTCAGcaagcgaggaggaggaggccgtCGTAGCAG CAGGTCTCGTTCCCGCTCCCGGTCACGATCCAGGTCCCGTTCTCGTGGACGTCGCTACCGATCTCGTTCTCACTCTCGCAGCCATAGCCGCAGCAG GAGCCGTCGCCGCTCTCCATCCTACGCGAGGCGCAGAAGCAG GTCTGGCTCCCCGGCCCGCTCCAAGTCCAGGACTCCGATAAGAAG tcGCTCCAGGTCTCGTTCTCGGTCCAGATCCGCACCAAGAGGGCGCTCCGCTTCCCGTTCTCGCTCTCGATCACCCTCGGCCAATCACAAGAGGAACAG TGTGTGCTGGGAGCTGCGCACTGCGCTGACACTACAGCTGATCCCAGGCCCAGGGTCTGCCAGCTGGCGGTGTGTACATCCTGCGGGAGGGTGA
- the LOC119132432 gene encoding heterogeneous nuclear ribonucleoprotein L-like isoform X3, whose amino-acid sequence MSAAAGRYYSEDGRATKRQKTDGMSTGYEDPHKTLPSVVVHVRGLVDGVTESDLTDALQEFGAISYVVLMPKKRQALVEYEDMNGSSTAVTYAADNQVYIANHQAFINYSTSQKISRPGDSDDSRSVNNILLLTIMNPIYPITTEVLYTICNNCGPVHRIVIFRKNGVQAMVEFDSVQSAQRAKASLNGADIYSGCCTLKIEYAKPTRLNVFKNDQDTWDYTNPNLGGPDDMSANPNKRQRQPALLGDHPPEYSGGYHGYDESYGSSPYENRRMGPPMRGRSSRNYGPSYGPPPPPPGEYGAHADSPVVMAYGLDPVKMNADRVFNIFCLYGNVERVKFMKSKPGAAMVEMGDCYAVDRAITHLNSNFLFAQKLNVCVSKQQAIVPGQCYELEDGSSSFKDFHGSRNNRFTSPEQAAKNRIQHPSNVLHFFNAQPDVTPEIFSQICEDLGVKCPINVKMFTGKSGAPSSDRSASGLLEWESINDAMEALALMNHYQMKNATGPYPYTLKLCFSTVQHAN is encoded by the exons ATGTCAGCAGCGGCGGGTCGATATTATAGTGAGGATGGTAGGGCGACCAAAAGGCAGAAAACTGATGGAATGTCAACG GGCTACGAAGATCCCCACAAGACTCTTCCATCTGTAGTGGTGCATGTACGAGGTCTGGTTGATGGTGTTACAGAATCAGACCTAACGGACGCCCTGCAAGAGTTTGGAGCCATCAG CTATGTAGTGCTGATGCCCAAGAAGCGTCAGGCACTGGTGGAGTACGAGGACATGAACGGCTCATCCACGGCTGTGACCTATGCCGCTGACAACCAGGTGTACATCGCCAACCACCAGGCCTTCATCAACTACTCCACCAGCCAGAAGATCTCTCGGCCTGGTGACTCTGACGACTCGAGGAGTGTCAACAACATACTGTTGCTCACAATCATGAACCCCATCTACCCCATCACAACG GAGGTACTCTACACCATTTGTAACAACTGTGGCCCCGTCCACAGAATTGTCATCTTTAGGAAGAACGGTGTGCAAGCCATGGTGGA ATTTGACTCTGTGCAAAGCGCCCAGCGAGCCAAAGCATCTCTCAACGGAGCCGACATCTACTCTGGATGCTGCACGCTGAAGATCGAATACGCCAAG CCCACCCGGTTGAATGTGTTCAAGAATGATCAGGACACTTGGGACTACACTAATCCTAATTTGGGTGGACCAG ACGACATGAGTGCCAACCCCAACAAGCGTCAGCGCCAGCCCGCCCTGCTGGGTGACCACCCGCCAGAGTACA GTGGTGGTTACCATGGATACGACGAGAGCTACGGTTCCTCGCCCTACGAGAACCGCCGCATGGGACCTCCAATGCGAGGTCGCAGCAGTAGAAACTATGGACCCAGCTacggccccccaccccctccccccggCGAGTATGGTGCCCACGCAGACTCACCGGTGGTCATGGCGTATGGACTGGACCCCGTCAAGATGAACGCCGACCGTGTTTTCAACATATTCTGTTTGTATGGCAACGTAGAGCGG GTGAAGTTTATGAAGAGTAAACCAGGCGCCGCCATGGTGGAGATGGGCGACTGCTACGCCGTGGACCGCGCCATCACGCACCTCAACAGCAACTTCTTGTTTGCGCAGAAGCTCAACGTGTG CGTTTCCaagcagcaggccatcgtgcCGGGCCAGTGCTACGAGCTGGAGGATGGCTCCAGCAGCTTCAAGGACTTCCACGGCTCCAGGAACAACCGCTTCACGTCACCCGAGCAGGCGGCCAAGAACCGCATCCAGCACCCCAGCAACGTGCTGCACTTCTTCAACGCCCAGCCCGATGTTACTCCAGAGATATTCTCCCAG ATCTGTGAGGACCTCGGCGTCAAGTGCCCCATCAACGTCAAAATGTTCACAGGCAAGA GCGGCGCTCCTTCGAGCGACCGCAGTGCTTCAGGCTTGCTGGAATGGGAATCCATCAATGATGCCATGGAAGCTCTCGCCTTGATGAATCACTACCAGATGAAGAACGCAA CCGGCCCGTACCCATACACCCTCAAGCTGTGCTTTTCCACCGTTCAACACGCCAACTGA
- the LOC119132432 gene encoding heterogeneous nuclear ribonucleoprotein L-like isoform X1, whose product MSAAAGRYYSEDGRATKRQKTDGMSTGYEDPHKTLPSVVVHVRGLVDGVTESDLTDALQEFGAISYVVLMPKKRQALVEYEDMNGSSTAVTYAADNQVYIANHQAFINYSTSQKISRPGDSDDSRSVNNILLLTIMNPIYPITTEVLYTICNNCGPVHRIVIFRKNGVQAMVEFDSVQSAQRAKASLNGADIYSGCCTLKIEYAKPTRLNVFKNDQDTWDYTNPNLGGPDGDVDGNGSNADDMSANPNKRQRQPALLGDHPPEYSGGYHGYDESYGSSPYENRRMGPPMRGRSSRNYGPSYGPPPPPPGEYGAHADSPVVMAYGLDPVKMNADRVFNIFCLYGNVERVKFMKSKPGAAMVEMGDCYAVDRAITHLNSNFLFAQKLNVCVSKQQAIVPGQCYELEDGSSSFKDFHGSRNNRFTSPEQAAKNRIQHPSNVLHFFNAQPDVTPEIFSQICEDLGVKCPINVKMFTGKSGAPSSDRSASGLLEWESINDAMEALALMNHYQMKNATGPYPYTLKLCFSTVQHAN is encoded by the exons ATGTCAGCAGCGGCGGGTCGATATTATAGTGAGGATGGTAGGGCGACCAAAAGGCAGAAAACTGATGGAATGTCAACG GGCTACGAAGATCCCCACAAGACTCTTCCATCTGTAGTGGTGCATGTACGAGGTCTGGTTGATGGTGTTACAGAATCAGACCTAACGGACGCCCTGCAAGAGTTTGGAGCCATCAG CTATGTAGTGCTGATGCCCAAGAAGCGTCAGGCACTGGTGGAGTACGAGGACATGAACGGCTCATCCACGGCTGTGACCTATGCCGCTGACAACCAGGTGTACATCGCCAACCACCAGGCCTTCATCAACTACTCCACCAGCCAGAAGATCTCTCGGCCTGGTGACTCTGACGACTCGAGGAGTGTCAACAACATACTGTTGCTCACAATCATGAACCCCATCTACCCCATCACAACG GAGGTACTCTACACCATTTGTAACAACTGTGGCCCCGTCCACAGAATTGTCATCTTTAGGAAGAACGGTGTGCAAGCCATGGTGGA ATTTGACTCTGTGCAAAGCGCCCAGCGAGCCAAAGCATCTCTCAACGGAGCCGACATCTACTCTGGATGCTGCACGCTGAAGATCGAATACGCCAAG CCCACCCGGTTGAATGTGTTCAAGAATGATCAGGACACTTGGGACTACACTAATCCTAATTTGGGTGGACCAG ATGGTGACGTGGATGGCAATGGGAGCAACGCAG ACGACATGAGTGCCAACCCCAACAAGCGTCAGCGCCAGCCCGCCCTGCTGGGTGACCACCCGCCAGAGTACA GTGGTGGTTACCATGGATACGACGAGAGCTACGGTTCCTCGCCCTACGAGAACCGCCGCATGGGACCTCCAATGCGAGGTCGCAGCAGTAGAAACTATGGACCCAGCTacggccccccaccccctccccccggCGAGTATGGTGCCCACGCAGACTCACCGGTGGTCATGGCGTATGGACTGGACCCCGTCAAGATGAACGCCGACCGTGTTTTCAACATATTCTGTTTGTATGGCAACGTAGAGCGG GTGAAGTTTATGAAGAGTAAACCAGGCGCCGCCATGGTGGAGATGGGCGACTGCTACGCCGTGGACCGCGCCATCACGCACCTCAACAGCAACTTCTTGTTTGCGCAGAAGCTCAACGTGTG CGTTTCCaagcagcaggccatcgtgcCGGGCCAGTGCTACGAGCTGGAGGATGGCTCCAGCAGCTTCAAGGACTTCCACGGCTCCAGGAACAACCGCTTCACGTCACCCGAGCAGGCGGCCAAGAACCGCATCCAGCACCCCAGCAACGTGCTGCACTTCTTCAACGCCCAGCCCGATGTTACTCCAGAGATATTCTCCCAG ATCTGTGAGGACCTCGGCGTCAAGTGCCCCATCAACGTCAAAATGTTCACAGGCAAGA GCGGCGCTCCTTCGAGCGACCGCAGTGCTTCAGGCTTGCTGGAATGGGAATCCATCAATGATGCCATGGAAGCTCTCGCCTTGATGAATCACTACCAGATGAAGAACGCAA CCGGCCCGTACCCATACACCCTCAAGCTGTGCTTTTCCACCGTTCAACACGCCAACTGA